The Zerene cesonia ecotype Mississippi chromosome 19, Zerene_cesonia_1.1, whole genome shotgun sequence genome has a window encoding:
- the LOC119834263 gene encoding acylglycerol kinase, mitochondrial gives MEKILKAAKTIRNNWKKSVFGAIVLYYGAATAKERYEINILMRAACREAVKYGNAMIEYDRNPTLITVILNPVANKRKAKKDFEKYCEPILHLAGLQVDVIQTTSEGSAKEIVENLKGTEAIIVAGGDGTLSETITGLLRRNDNANQFPLGVLPLGKTNSLANHLFTGGDGVERVKQLISACMAIVKGNTMWQDAMKIEPIVQDDETPSRPIYAMTSIDWGAFRDTQARCDKYWVYGPFREYMSYIFNGYKDSLTWTCKGVIKYTPPCAGCSNCMLKKQEIKRKWSFFVPNTQAAPETDKSKVVNPECSVVNELCFKTTELQVRPKLESIPPALMVGLGRNQYSYTEFVSEGWRRIKGDSKITNAIEARTIELWPESPKTEEVFEIDKEEFDVKPMKVTILPKIVKLFCEPKLQC, from the exons AtggaaaaaattttaaaggcaGCAAAGACAATTCGAAACAATTGGAAGAAATCTGTATTCGGGGCAATAGTTCTTTATTATGGAGCAGCAACTGCAAAAGAACGATACGA aataaatattttgatgcgAGCTGCATGCAGAGAAGCAGTAAAATATGGTAATGCAATGATAGAGTATGACAGAAACCCAACACTAATCACAGTCATACTAAATCCTGTGGCTAATAAACGAAAAGCCAAAAAGGATTTCGAAAAATACTGCGAACCAATATTGCATTTAGCTGGTCTGCAAGTTGATGTTATACAAACAACTTCTGAGGGTAGTGCTAAGgaaattgttgaaaatttaaaaggcACTGAAGCCATTATTGTTGCCGGGGGAGATGGTACACTGTCTGAAACAATAACAg GTTTATTAAGAAGAAATGATAATGCCAATCAGTTTCCACTTGGTGTCCTACCATTAGGCAAAACTAATAGCCTTGCAAATCATCTATTCACTGGAGGAGACGGTGTGGAAAGAGTCAAACAGTTAATCAGTGCCTGTATGGCAATTGTCAAAGGAAATACTATGTGGCAGGATGCAATGAAAATAGAACCTATAGTCCAAGATGATGAAACACCCAGTCGGCCCATATACGCCATGACATCCATTGATTGGGGTGCATTTAGAGACACACAAGCAAGATGTGATAAATACTGGGTTTATGGACCATTCCGTGAATATAtgtcatatattttcaatggTTACAAAGATTCTTTAACATGGACATGCAAAGGAGTTATAAAGTACACCCCACCATGTGCTGGCTGTAGCAATTGCATGTTGAAAAAGCaggaaattaaaagaaaatggtCCTTTTTCGTACCTAACACACAAGCTGCACCAGAGACGGATAAATCCAAAGTTGTCAATCCGGAATGTTCTGTGGTCAATGAACTGTGTTTCAAAACAACAGAATTACAAGTGCGTCCGAAATTGGAGAGTATCCCACCAGCTTTAATGGTAGGATTGGGTAGGAACCAATATTCATATACTGAATTTGTCTCGGAAGGTTGGAGAAGGATAAAAGGTGACTCTAAAATCACTAATGCTATAGAAGCAAGGACAATTGAGTTGTGGCCTGAAAGCCCTAAAACTGAGGaagtttttgaaattgataaaGAAGAGTTTGATGTTAAACCAATGAAAGTGACTATATTGCCAAAAATTGTTAAACTGTTCTGTGAACCTAAAttacaatgttaa
- the LOC119834363 gene encoding uncharacterized protein LOC119834363, producing the protein MREFDDIISFMDVMDFDEEIVDARLKSIMERNSFTNQHLMNVTNLLNYKHLLNVKESDECENDFEFEFVGKLIKTVSEGNIDAICKIIDIILSLNPSSIVTKSEHLLQQLLSNISYHLENVTPEETHVTMLISLKLCDSILEAIIRVGEKLSLPFLDVPLENIVLSQNEQLKKHFLTITVKRFFDGITGYNILDQIWNSIQKLDNKLISLKVLCVLSNYYLPLPDNHGDVHFVSNIVTQPEFWEITMYGMLSNDPSTRKLAIYLIKRAMDCMKIGNNTINIATQVVNISWNPGKEAETKKMWDDYFILIDSLEEKQSNIVLPSLQLFDSLQALGQCWLSCAYNIGLQHDNLQVKLQCAKYRLQTPILNDKEALVLLEALNDMNIYDSKRECEMLQLKFKQQIDNVDTFIHIIKNITKVKWSPVPIFHLSTVLGSVNNDKIVDRIGKEQLVLLMYDVLKVQCNNVIIRKAFHRNLSHLIGNCCKALDWKDLLNLYLQLEDDLWRQEMHNPLLDVIKDQLVITDKKQFFNDIMKAHVNIDFILLYLSGHDTDWDIFLKSVCEMFDAIENVNLNTELNDIDSVLKATFLVHLLQKVNNLEINNSQIDSIINKKSEIIFKYIFTLLIEPVEDIDNVLLFLDNIQLIIKLNLNNNCIKEGFGRLRNIFYSKACEVIYVLLQNHSSKNRCDCNEIIKYIDLALECGGYSCIQWILNIIDCILPEILKEENAKFDVSSFLCRTWNEIEALKTNKQYSDCIECFVKIVTNNALLKEPIYNNVIITYCSKIIEYAAMKNIPLYYLVEAMGKRDVLKFGHMVYIFCEVLLATAVPRKDQRIMENLIVELSKTYDLGNVRARLYTNFHIKYESLLLLSKVTDADTLETIATLTIKKIDELFRNKQRYHSNSSLHRTLRIGLQHLLLIFLKHRSNYVENVALWCLEFLGKIPHQPSIRLYLEWYITLYCYYKEEQITELLLDSFKTKNVPITSQFMILYWLLVHKMKRNVCQQCEYDLVMDTYMENTMGPTYSVRLYAQYLAKRIFYLANDKDKIDTSIYKQTIRIIDRTLNEASKLKEKSFDKLMNDFLVHEFDIIEYLLPSAIYNGEFLHEEWNNEMINEVYALNVFNEMIELIRKSSHDKFINEWMETHKSQEEVMKIKAHLKNADIIDNVRDGIGTIQKKYIPWKNMSDIDVPDMKRTESNSELIVVASLIDKLPNLGGMARTSEVFGVQTYVIDSLRHLQDRQFQGLSVSAERWVNVVEVRPGQPLKDYLTSKKAEGYTIVAAEQTSSSIPLQSYKFPRKTLLLLGHEKEGVPCDLLPYMDACVEIPQQGVVRSLNVHVTAAIFVWEYSRQIIL; encoded by the exons ATGAGGGAATTTGATgatattatatcttttatggACGTAATGGACTTCGATGAAGAAATCGTAGATGCCCGTCTCAAATCTATAATGGAAAGAAATAGCTTCACAAATCAACACTTAATGAATGTAACTAATTTGTTAAActacaaacatttattgaatgttAAGGAATCTGACGAGTGCGAAAAtgattttgagtttgaatttgttggaaaattaatcaaaaccgTGAGCGAAGGAAATATTGATgcaatttgcaaaattataGACATAATTCTCTCACTCAATCCAAGTTCCATAGTTACCAAGTCTGAACACTTATTACAGCAACTGTTATCGAATATAAGCTACCATTTGGAAAATGTGACCCCTGAGGAGACTCACGTTACTATGCTGATATCCTTAAAGTTATGTGATAGTATACTTGAAGCAATTATTAGAGTTGGTGAAAAATTATCACTACCATTTTTAGATGTGCCCttagaaaatattgtgttgagccaaaatgaacaattaaagaaacattttcttACAATAACAGTTAAACGGTTTTTTGATGGTATCActggttataatatattagatcAAATATGGAACTCTATTCAGAAActagataataaattgatatctCTTAAAGTTCTGTGTGTGCTCTCTAATTACTATCTACCTCTGCCTGACAATCATGGAGATGTACACTTTGTATCTAATATTGTTACACAGCCTGAATTTTGGGAGATTACCATGTATGGCATGCTCTCAAATGATCCATCAACTAGAAAGCTAgcaatttatcttataaaacgAGCCATGGATTGCATGAAAATtggaaataatacaattaatattgcaACACAAGTTGTAAACATATCCTGGAACCCTGGTAAAGAAGCTGAAACTAAGAAAATGTGGGACGATTACTTCATTCTTATTGACAGCTTGGAGGAGAAACAGAGCAATATAGTTCTGCCATCTTTACAACTGTTTGACTCCTTACAAGCGCTGGGGCAATGTTGGTTAAGCTGCGCATATAATATTGGCTTGCAACATGATAATCTTCAAGTAAAACTACAGTGTGCCAAGTATAGATTACAAACACCCATATTAAATGACAAAGAAGCATTGGTCTTATTAGAAGCACTCaatgatatgaatatatatgataGTAAGAGAGAATGTGAAATGTTGCAACTAAAGTTCAAACAACAAATAGATAATGTAGACacctttatacatataattaaaaatattaccaaaGTTAAATGGTCACCAGTACCCATCTTCCATTTGAGCACTGTTTTAGGAAGTGTAAATAATGACAAAATTGTAGACAGAATTGGGAAGGAACAATTGGTGTTATTAATGTATGATGTTTTAAAAGTACAGTGCAATAATGTGATTATAAGAAAAGCATTTCATAGGAATTTATCTCATTTAATTGGGAATTGTTGTAAAGCCTTAGATTGGAAGGATCTGCTGAATCTCTACTTGCAATTAGAAGATGATTTGTGGAGACAGGAAATGCACAATCCTTTGCTAGATGTAATAAAAGACCAATTGGTTATCACTGataagaaacaattttttaatgatataatgaagGCACATGTTAACATTGACtttatacttttgtatttatcagGACATGATACAGATtgggatatatttttaaaatctgtttgtGAAATGTTTGATGCTATAGAAAATGTTAATCTTAACACTGAATTGAATGACATTGATAGTGTATTAAAAGCAACCTTCTTAGTACATCTCCTGCAGaaagttaataatttagaaattaacaaTTCACAAATTGATTCCATCATAAATAAGAagagtgaaataatttttaagtatatttttactttgttgATCGAGCCCGTAGAAGAtattgataatgttttattatttttagacaaTATACAgttgattataaaattgaat ctaaacaataattgtataaaagaaGGATTTGGAAgattgagaaatattttttattccaaagCCTGTgaagttatttatgttttattacaaaatcattCTAGTAAAAATAGGtgtgattgcaatgaaattattaaatatatagatctTGCACTAGAATGTGGAGGGTATAGTTGTATTCAATGGATCCTGAATATCATAGATTGCATTCTACCAGAGATTTTAAAGGAAGAAAATGCTAAATTTGATGTGTCAAGCTTCTTATGCAGAACTTGGAATGAGATAGAAGcactaaaaacaaacaaacagtatTCAGATTGTAttgaatgttttgttaaaatagtaacaaataatGCACTGCTGAAAGAACCTATATACAACAATGTGATAATTACATACTGTAGCAAGATTATAGAATATGCGGCTATGAAGAATATACCGTTGTATTATTTAGTGGAAGCTATGGGAAAAAGAGATGTATTAAAGTTTGGACACATggtgtatatattttgtgaagTATTATTAGCTACTGCTGTGCCAAGGAAAGACCAAAG gATAATGGAAAATTTAATAGTTGAATTATCAAAAACGTATGACTTGGGAAATGTAag gGCTCGACTATACAcgaattttcatattaaatatgaatccCTATTACTTTTAAGCAAAGTCACTGATGCTGATACTTTAGAAACAATAGCAACTTTAACAATAAAGAAGATTGATGAGTTATtcagaaataaacaaagatatCACAGTAATTCGTCATTACACCGCACATTGCGGATTGGGTTGCAACATTTgcttctaatatttttaaaacacagaTCAAATTATGTGGAAAATGTTGCTTTATGGTGTTTAGAGTTTCTGGGGAAGATACCCCACCAGCCATCAATTCGACTTTATTTGGAGTGGTACATTACCCTATACTGCTATTACAAG gAAGAACAGATTACAGAGCTCTTATTAGATAgctttaaaacgaaaaatgtaCCAATTACGTCAcagtttatgattttatactGGTTATTAGTGCacaaaatgaaaagaaatgtCTGCCAGCAGTGTGAATATGACTTGGTAATGGATACCTATATGGAGAATACTATGGGACCTACTTACAGCGTTAGGCTGTATGCGCAATACCTTGccaaaagaatattttatttagccaACGACAAAGACAAAATAGACActtctatatataaacaaacaataagaATTATAGACCGAACATTAAATGAAGCATCTAAATTGAAAGAGAAGAGTTTTGACAAACTAATGAATGACTTCCTAGTTCatgaatttgatattattgaatatttattgccGTCCGCTATTTATAATGGCGAATTTCTACATGAAGAATGGAATAATGAAATGATCAATGAAGTATAcgctttaaatgtttttaatgaaatgattgAACTTATTAGGAAGAGTTCACacgataaatttataaatgaatggaTGGAAACTCACAAAAGTCAAGAAGAAGTGATGAAAATTAAAGCGCATTTGAAAAATGCTGATATAATTGATAATGTTAGAGATGGTATCGGGACTATACAGAAGAAATATATACCGTGGAAAAATATGAGCGATATCGACGTGCCTGACATGAAAAGAACG GAGAGTAACAGCGAGTTAATTGTGGTGGCGTCTCTTATCGACAAGTTGCCCAATTTGGGGGGCATGGCGCGAACCAGCGAGGTGTTCGGAGTGCAGACGTATGTTATAGACAGTTTGCGGCATTTGCAGGACAGGCAATTTCAAGGACTAAG tgTGTCAGCGGAAAGATGGGTGAACGTTGTGGAGGTACGGCCTGGGCAGCCGTTGAAGGACTACCTCACGTCCAAGAAGGCGGAAGGTTACACCATCGTAGCAGCGGAACAGACGTCTTCGAGTATACCTCTCCAGTCCTACAAATTTCCAAGGAAAACACTGCTTTTGCTCGG GCATGAAAAGGAAGGTGTACCGTGTGATCTTTTGCCATACATGGACGCATGTGTTGAGATACCACAACAGGGTGTGGTGAGATCGCTCAATGTACACGTCACAGCCGCCATTTTTGTTTGGGAATATTCAAGACAAATTATACTCTAA